From Haloarcula hispanica ATCC 33960, the proteins below share one genomic window:
- a CDS encoding TrkA C-terminal domain-containing protein encodes MTPLGLTLLAQVGANLQLGTVSRALVEGVVWLLVITLLAATPAGAIAVFYRWYVRERIQTGLAVLFGLTAVVLVIGATTALSEVIAQREDVLAAGAVLLNLAAFLAGGVGAYGGMRIGDRLGVDLFAATGGRNIDADVSEIVQTVGRVTSVRLPEDIDDIIGYDPMPDETKETLANRRFLFPRRLTKDELRDRLVVRLKTDYGVGHVDVELADDGNVDYLAVGSRAAGIGPTLPPSTNAVAIQADPAHAASAGDLVQVWEQAPAKRVLTGELRGVADDVVTVAIDAADTPKLDPQTQYKLVTLPVQDRSDREFASLLRAADETMGTATVEPGSTLDGAAVGSLAVTVVAITRDDQQPETIPSRGRVLAAGDTIYAIATPDALRRLEQATEGTTTATVTDESEDDTADEDGQSGASDPAAGTEQTDGAAEPAADTTDADAHDSAGDVDAAETDAEDTTDTDAEINRADTDTAGEPADTAAEDGAADTAADAGLADIGADDGTTETGDEPTDDDPLAALRNADVEDADDELTADEAFEDLPADDGDDTVEVWDPEERIDGADDELTADEVDDSDSADSEAPAEDGDGVDDESGAGDDSEKSN; translated from the coding sequence ATGACGCCGCTCGGCCTGACACTGCTCGCACAGGTCGGTGCGAACCTGCAACTGGGGACGGTGTCGCGGGCGCTGGTCGAGGGCGTTGTCTGGCTCCTCGTCATCACGCTGCTCGCCGCGACGCCGGCGGGCGCTATCGCCGTCTTCTATCGCTGGTACGTCCGCGAACGCATTCAGACCGGGCTGGCGGTCCTGTTCGGCCTGACCGCGGTCGTCCTCGTTATCGGCGCAACGACGGCGCTCAGCGAGGTCATCGCCCAGCGCGAGGACGTGCTGGCGGCCGGTGCAGTCCTGTTGAACCTCGCTGCGTTCCTCGCCGGCGGCGTCGGGGCCTACGGCGGGATGCGTATCGGGGACCGACTGGGCGTCGACCTCTTCGCCGCGACCGGCGGCCGGAACATCGACGCCGACGTGAGCGAAATCGTCCAGACCGTCGGCCGCGTCACGTCCGTTCGCCTGCCCGAGGATATCGACGACATCATCGGTTACGACCCGATGCCAGACGAGACCAAAGAGACGCTCGCGAACCGGCGCTTTCTCTTCCCGCGGCGGCTGACGAAAGACGAACTCCGGGACCGCCTGGTCGTCCGCCTCAAGACCGATTACGGCGTCGGCCACGTAGACGTCGAACTGGCCGACGACGGCAACGTCGACTACCTCGCCGTTGGCTCACGGGCGGCCGGCATCGGCCCGACGCTGCCGCCCTCGACGAACGCCGTCGCCATCCAGGCCGATCCGGCCCACGCCGCGAGCGCCGGCGATCTGGTTCAGGTCTGGGAGCAAGCGCCGGCGAAGCGCGTGCTCACCGGCGAACTCCGGGGCGTCGCCGACGACGTGGTGACAGTCGCTATCGACGCCGCCGACACGCCGAAACTCGACCCGCAAACGCAGTACAAGCTCGTCACGCTCCCGGTGCAGGACCGCTCCGACCGGGAGTTCGCCTCGCTGCTTCGTGCGGCCGACGAGACGATGGGAACCGCCACTGTTGAACCGGGGAGCACGCTCGACGGTGCGGCGGTCGGCAGTCTGGCAGTCACTGTGGTCGCGATTACCCGCGACGACCAGCAACCGGAGACGATTCCGTCTCGCGGGCGTGTGCTGGCGGCCGGCGACACTATCTACGCAATCGCCACGCCGGACGCGTTGCGGCGGCTGGAGCAAGCCACGGAAGGGACCACGACAGCGACTGTGACGGACGAGTCGGAAGACGATACTGCTGACGAGGACGGCCAGTCAGGCGCGTCTGACCCGGCTGCTGGAACTGAGCAGACTGACGGGGCGGCTGAACCAGCGGCCGACACGACTGATGCCGATGCCCACGACAGCGCGGGGGATGTCGACGCGGCCGAGACCGATGCCGAGGATACGACCGACACCGACGCTGAGATAAACAGAGCTGACACCGACACTGCCGGTGAACCGGCTGACACCGCCGCTGAGGATGGGGCGGCTGATACTGCTGCTGACGCTGGCCTGGCTGATATCGGCGCTGACGACGGGACAACCGAGACCGGAGACGAACCCACGGACGACGACCCGCTGGCGGCGCTTCGGAACGCCGATGTGGAGGACGCAGACGACGAGCTGACTGCGGACGAGGCGTTCGAGGACTTGCCGGCAGACGACGGCGACGACACCGTCGAAGTGTGGGACCCGGAAGAGCGAATCGACGGGGCGGACGACGAGCTGACTGCGGACGAGGTCGACGACAGCGACTCGGCGGACTCCGAAGCGCCCGCCGAGGACGGAGACGGCGTCGACGACGAATCGGGCGCTGGTGACGACTCGGAGAAGTCAAACTGA
- a CDS encoding ArsR/SmtB family transcription factor codes for MDSAELLNLLGNANRRRILKLLAHKPCYVTEISEYIGVSPKAVIDHLQKLEDAGLVDSRTDDQRRKYFSIARNLRLEVRVSPYEFGTKSAYPANPEFEMPSCRHLSIDVGSTSDGDFHDLARELEHLQQLENELSLAQRWVQARMTDVRDRIDSGFANGDGRLYAELVSGLANGIDTVPALAREIEAPPEIVEEALTRLAEDDVVERTDDGWEIV; via the coding sequence ATGGACTCCGCCGAGTTACTCAATCTCCTTGGAAACGCCAACCGCCGGCGGATTCTCAAACTCCTCGCACACAAGCCCTGCTACGTCACCGAAATCAGCGAATACATCGGCGTCAGCCCGAAAGCGGTCATCGACCACCTCCAGAAGCTCGAAGACGCCGGGCTCGTCGATTCCCGGACGGACGACCAGCGCCGGAAGTACTTCTCTATCGCCCGGAATCTCCGCCTGGAAGTCCGAGTCTCTCCCTACGAGTTCGGTACCAAGAGCGCCTACCCGGCAAACCCCGAGTTCGAGATGCCCTCCTGTCGCCATCTCTCGATAGACGTGGGGTCCACGTCCGACGGGGATTTTCACGACTTGGCGCGGGAACTGGAGCATCTCCAGCAGCTAGAGAACGAACTGTCGCTGGCCCAGCGATGGGTGCAGGCCCGCATGACCGACGTACGGGACCGCATCGACTCCGGCTTCGCGAACGGCGACGGACGACTGTACGCAGAACTGGTCAGCGGGCTCGCAAACGGTATCGATACCGTTCCGGCGCTGGCCCGAGAGATCGAGGCCCCGCCGGAAATCGTCGAGGAAGCGCTCACTCGGCTTGCAGAGGACGACGTGGTCGAACGGACCGACGACGGCTGGGAAATCGTCTGA
- a CDS encoding ubiquitin-like small modifier protein 1, translating into MEWKLFAHLRDAADGQSVSVDIEGEATVETALDALLASRPALAEEVLDENEELADHVRVLVDGEDPFAAGEGLATAVDEETELALFPPVSGG; encoded by the coding sequence ATGGAGTGGAAACTGTTCGCACACCTCCGGGACGCGGCCGACGGCCAGTCGGTCAGCGTCGATATCGAGGGCGAGGCCACGGTCGAGACGGCGCTCGATGCGCTGCTCGCGTCGCGACCGGCGCTCGCCGAGGAGGTGCTCGACGAGAACGAGGAGTTGGCCGACCACGTCCGGGTGCTCGTCGACGGCGAGGACCCGTTCGCCGCCGGTGAGGGGCTGGCGACGGCAGTCGACGAGGAGACGGAACTGGCGTTGTTCCCGCCGGTCAGCGGCGGTTGA
- a CDS encoding histidine kinase N-terminal 7TM domain-containing protein, which produces MEDPDTRRGMVGLLLCSGGWAALQLGFLITPGTLGYAFYLGSLIVGLATVGAWLYFCSAYTGRAFHRNRLYRVVAVSVYLGIVTVKLTNPLHGLYFATQFVSEPFPHLAITHGVFHWVVTGLSYALVTVGFFMLFELFLEADYDTRPLGVLVGVTAIPAVLDIVGFVTDILLDINHEPLGVALFAFGVLYVYDEAFLAVQLTDGVDDAVVYLDDDRYIKESNGEAQRLFPALAGSRGQQLDTVLPAVTEILQTDEQILERNRNGGTEYYLVSDTSFSLGQVDIGRMLVFTDVTESERRRRELDRQNEQLEGFATAIRHELLNTLQIITGRVSVAGDALDRGKVGLAKESLQSTSETAERMSEIVDGLATLARHGQTIDETTAVDLQPVIDGAWDRADTNGLMMAADVEGQIIADPTRLRDLFESGFTFAAHNDASTVTVEREADEIVITDDGTPAGETAAEAFFEYGGAMPDAEAGMTLPNLRMLARTHGWDVTLDTEYQDGVRIVIANVTVACALES; this is translated from the coding sequence ATGGAAGATCCCGATACCCGCCGCGGGATGGTCGGACTCCTTCTCTGTAGCGGCGGCTGGGCGGCGCTGCAACTCGGGTTCCTGATCACGCCCGGGACGCTTGGATACGCGTTCTACCTCGGCAGCCTCATCGTCGGTCTCGCGACGGTCGGTGCGTGGTTGTACTTCTGTTCGGCGTACACCGGGCGGGCGTTCCACCGGAACCGACTATACCGTGTGGTCGCCGTGAGCGTGTACCTCGGTATCGTCACGGTGAAGCTGACCAATCCGCTTCACGGGCTCTATTTCGCCACGCAGTTCGTCTCTGAGCCGTTCCCGCATCTGGCAATCACACACGGCGTGTTTCACTGGGTGGTGACGGGACTCTCCTACGCGCTCGTCACCGTCGGCTTCTTCATGCTGTTCGAACTGTTCCTCGAAGCGGACTACGACACCCGCCCGCTGGGCGTTCTCGTCGGTGTCACGGCGATCCCGGCGGTCCTCGATATCGTCGGGTTCGTCACCGACATCCTGCTCGATATCAACCACGAGCCGCTCGGCGTCGCACTGTTCGCGTTCGGTGTCCTCTACGTGTACGACGAGGCGTTTCTCGCCGTGCAACTGACCGATGGCGTCGACGATGCTGTCGTATATCTCGACGATGACCGCTACATCAAGGAGTCTAACGGCGAGGCACAGCGGCTCTTCCCGGCGCTGGCCGGGAGCCGCGGGCAGCAGCTCGACACAGTGTTGCCGGCCGTCACTGAGATACTGCAAACGGACGAGCAGATTCTCGAACGGAACCGGAACGGCGGGACGGAGTACTACCTCGTCAGCGACACCTCGTTTTCGCTGGGGCAGGTCGACATCGGTCGGATGCTCGTGTTCACCGACGTGACCGAAAGCGAGCGACGTCGCCGCGAACTCGACCGACAGAACGAGCAGTTGGAGGGGTTCGCAACCGCGATCAGACACGAGCTTCTGAACACGCTCCAGATAATCACCGGCCGCGTCTCCGTCGCCGGAGACGCTCTAGACCGCGGCAAGGTCGGTCTGGCGAAAGAATCCCTCCAGTCGACGTCCGAGACAGCCGAGCGGATGTCCGAAATCGTGGACGGACTCGCGACGCTGGCCCGACACGGGCAGACAATCGACGAAACGACAGCTGTCGACCTCCAGCCGGTCATCGACGGAGCCTGGGACCGTGCCGACACGAACGGCCTCATGATGGCGGCCGACGTGGAGGGACAGATAATCGCCGACCCGACTCGATTGCGGGACCTCTTCGAGAGTGGGTTCACGTTCGCGGCCCACAACGACGCGTCGACGGTCACCGTCGAGCGAGAGGCCGACGAGATCGTCATCACCGACGACGGAACCCCGGCGGGCGAAACAGCGGCGGAGGCCTTTTTCGAGTACGGCGGTGCGATGCCGGACGCCGAAGCCGGGATGACGCTCCCGAACCTGCGGATGCTCGCCCGGACCCACGGCTGGGACGTGACGCTCGATACTGAGTATCAGGACGGCGTGCGAATCGTCATCGCGAACGTGACGGTGGCGTGCGCGCTGGAAAGCTGA
- a CDS encoding Na+/H+ antiporter NhaC family protein, producing MAPETYGLISLFPAMLAIVLTLFTRQVLLSLFAGIWIGATVLVGWNPAAGAARSLQFVVDNVTEPFNVKLLLFTFLIGAMLGMIFLSGGMNALASQMVKRIRTRRQAALGTSLLGMTIFVDSYASTMITGSVMRPITDKFDISREKLAYILDSTTAPTASISVVSTWLGFEVGLIAEQLTTIGVDRSAFLLFLESIPYRFYSLLALAMVFIIVIADLDFGPMAKAERRAREEGKVLGDNADPLMETQEDDIVTPDHVDPRWWYFAAPIAALVGVTGFSLYYSGGGFAGRSLTDALSNAATADAIVWASFSACLVILTILVGHARIAVDEVSDAIFEGFKMVMFPVAVLSLAWSIGAVSQALGVGPYVVAISEGIITAGMLPAIIFLSAVIISFSIGTSWGTMGILFPVAIPLGHALGAPLAPAIAAILTGALFGDHCSPISDTTVMSSMFAASDHVDHVNTQIPYAVLAGIVATGLFLMAGYGVPAYIALPIGLAAVGSVTYLLSEQLSVEVPSSYGSKAD from the coding sequence ATGGCACCAGAGACATACGGGCTCATCAGCCTGTTTCCGGCGATGCTCGCCATTGTACTGACGCTGTTCACTCGCCAAGTACTCCTCTCGCTGTTTGCAGGTATCTGGATCGGTGCGACGGTGCTGGTCGGCTGGAATCCGGCCGCCGGAGCCGCCCGGAGCCTCCAGTTCGTCGTGGATAACGTGACCGAACCGTTCAACGTCAAACTGCTACTGTTTACGTTCCTCATCGGGGCAATGCTGGGGATGATCTTCCTCTCCGGCGGGATGAACGCGCTGGCGTCACAGATGGTCAAGCGCATTCGGACCCGCCGGCAGGCGGCGCTTGGCACGTCGCTACTGGGAATGACCATCTTCGTCGACTCGTACGCCTCGACGATGATTACCGGGTCGGTCATGCGCCCGATCACCGACAAGTTCGACATCAGTCGCGAGAAGTTGGCGTATATCCTCGACTCCACCACTGCACCGACCGCGTCGATATCAGTCGTCTCGACGTGGCTCGGGTTCGAAGTCGGACTCATCGCCGAGCAACTGACCACAATCGGGGTGGACCGAAGCGCGTTCCTGCTGTTCCTCGAATCGATTCCCTATCGGTTCTACAGTCTCCTTGCGCTCGCAATGGTCTTTATTATCGTCATCGCGGACCTGGACTTCGGCCCGATGGCGAAGGCCGAACGCAGAGCCAGAGAGGAGGGGAAAGTCCTCGGCGACAACGCGGACCCGCTGATGGAAACACAGGAGGACGATATCGTGACGCCCGACCACGTCGACCCGCGGTGGTGGTACTTCGCCGCGCCGATCGCCGCACTCGTGGGGGTGACCGGGTTCTCGCTGTATTACTCCGGCGGCGGGTTCGCCGGGCGCAGTCTCACCGACGCACTGTCGAACGCGGCCACCGCGGACGCCATCGTCTGGGCCTCGTTTTCGGCCTGTCTGGTCATTCTGACAATTCTGGTCGGGCACGCACGCATCGCGGTCGACGAAGTGAGCGACGCCATCTTCGAGGGGTTCAAAATGGTGATGTTCCCCGTCGCGGTGCTCTCGCTCGCGTGGTCTATCGGCGCTGTGAGCCAGGCACTGGGTGTCGGCCCCTACGTCGTCGCCATCAGTGAGGGGATTATTACGGCCGGGATGCTGCCCGCTATCATTTTTCTCAGCGCCGTCATAATCAGCTTCAGCATCGGCACGTCATGGGGGACGATGGGTATTCTGTTCCCGGTCGCGATCCCGCTCGGACACGCGCTCGGCGCGCCGCTGGCACCGGCCATCGCGGCGATCCTGACCGGTGCGCTGTTCGGCGACCACTGCTCGCCCATCTCCGACACGACGGTGATGTCGAGTATGTTCGCCGCGAGCGACCACGTCGACCATGTGAACACCCAGATTCCCTACGCGGTGCTGGCCGGCATCGTCGCAACGGGACTGTTCCTGATGGCCGGCTACGGCGTCCCGGCGTACATCGCGCTTCCGATCGGACTGGCCGCTGTCGGGTCCGTGACGTACCTGCTCTCAGAACAGTTGTCCGTCGAGGTCCCGAGTTCGTACGGGTCGAAAGCGGACTGA
- a CDS encoding DUF5789 family protein — translation MADNKNGREAQAQNEERRQRERAITEELERADEPEPPVDPTELAYFETELESLEFPATAADVVATVGDHEIESADGTYTVADLLPDAEVESFESPAEVRTRVQRPTVAGAMKRVVEAADEHQSASFGASQRDGYERTFRELRAIDADDDDEGIRAIADWIIGRIHEKETLPGSRDVRRQAAKFCRSSGYSVRNDEWLGI, via the coding sequence ATGGCAGACAACAAGAACGGCCGTGAAGCCCAGGCCCAAAACGAGGAGCGCCGCCAGCGGGAGCGCGCTATCACTGAGGAACTTGAGCGGGCGGACGAACCCGAGCCGCCGGTCGATCCGACGGAACTCGCGTACTTCGAGACAGAACTCGAATCGCTCGAATTCCCGGCGACAGCGGCTGACGTGGTCGCTACGGTCGGCGATCACGAAATCGAGTCGGCCGACGGGACGTACACTGTCGCGGACCTCTTGCCCGATGCGGAGGTCGAGTCCTTCGAATCGCCGGCCGAGGTCCGGACGCGGGTCCAGCGGCCGACGGTAGCCGGGGCGATGAAACGCGTCGTCGAGGCCGCCGACGAACACCAGAGCGCGTCCTTTGGCGCCTCACAGCGCGACGGCTACGAGCGGACGTTCCGGGAGCTGCGGGCTATCGACGCGGATGACGACGACGAGGGTATTCGGGCCATCGCCGACTGGATCATCGGGCGCATCCACGAGAAAGAGACGCTTCCCGGGTCCCGCGACGTCCGCCGACAGGCGGCGAAGTTCTGCCGGTCGAGCGGCTACTCGGTTCGCAACGACGAGTGGCTCGGTATCTGA
- a CDS encoding potassium channel family protein yields the protein MYCPRAGSDLLPATQDVDMASLPVEVLMGIYLGLLVGVIPALVSWALGFSFKYFTGITVPGFGVVVLAIALAGVSGGLMALADKSITQAPNAERIITAIVLVGMVSLYAHSKGDQLGAEFPKRLSFQGLREKKLSADVAEFVGGRDEVRIRVVGDVADMEGYPPLSEPLRAEIRTEEWRFPADLRIGELERRMEERLKSEFDLGDAAVSIDEQGRATVVAAPPFSGLSKRVGDNRHAVSVDALLPTGLARNDEVTVLTEDAQVRGTVVSARSTPSADETPAETPTEPEIADSETPPTPVQAPTTDGGEGRLTVAVTRTDVQPLLRSAQPKVVVEPRGTHREYELVSLLRRAGSRFRRLTVRADGPLDRTTLRDAKVREVYDVAIVAIRTADGWQVAPRGDAAVEAGDELYAIGRRADLDAFAEAVA from the coding sequence ATGTACTGTCCGCGGGCCGGAAGCGATTTACTACCGGCCACGCAGGATGTGGACATGGCTTCGCTCCCGGTCGAGGTGTTGATGGGGATCTATCTGGGGTTGTTGGTGGGAGTGATACCGGCGCTCGTGTCGTGGGCGCTGGGGTTCAGTTTCAAGTATTTTACCGGCATTACCGTGCCGGGGTTCGGTGTTGTCGTGCTGGCAATCGCACTTGCCGGCGTCAGCGGGGGCCTCATGGCACTGGCGGACAAGTCGATTACGCAGGCCCCCAACGCCGAGCGAATCATTACTGCAATCGTTCTCGTCGGGATGGTGTCGCTGTACGCTCACAGCAAGGGCGACCAGCTCGGGGCGGAGTTCCCGAAGCGGCTCTCTTTCCAGGGGCTACGCGAGAAGAAACTCTCGGCGGACGTGGCCGAATTTGTCGGTGGCCGCGACGAGGTTCGTATCCGCGTCGTCGGCGACGTGGCCGACATGGAAGGGTATCCGCCGCTTTCGGAGCCACTCCGGGCCGAGATACGCACCGAAGAGTGGCGGTTCCCGGCGGACCTCCGTATCGGCGAACTCGAACGCCGGATGGAGGAGCGCCTGAAATCGGAGTTCGACCTCGGCGACGCTGCCGTCTCGATAGACGAGCAGGGGCGGGCGACGGTCGTCGCCGCGCCGCCGTTCTCCGGCCTCTCGAAGCGTGTGGGCGACAACCGCCACGCCGTCTCGGTAGACGCCCTGTTGCCGACCGGGCTGGCCCGCAACGACGAGGTGACGGTGCTGACTGAGGACGCACAGGTCCGGGGGACCGTCGTGAGCGCGCGGTCGACTCCGTCGGCCGACGAGACGCCCGCCGAGACGCCGACGGAACCGGAGATCGCTGACTCCGAGACGCCCCCAACGCCGGTACAGGCACCGACGACTGACGGCGGCGAGGGCCGGCTCACGGTCGCCGTGACCCGGACGGACGTGCAACCACTCCTGCGGTCGGCTCAGCCAAAGGTCGTGGTCGAACCCCGCGGAACCCATCGGGAGTACGAACTTGTCTCCCTGCTCCGTCGGGCCGGAAGCCGGTTTCGCCGTCTCACAGTTCGCGCCGACGGCCCGCTGGATAGGACGACGCTCCGGGACGCCAAAGTTCGGGAGGTCTACGACGTTGCCATCGTCGCTATCCGGACGGCGGACGGTTGGCAGGTCGCGCCACGCGGCGACGCGGCTGTCGAGGCCGGCGACGAACTGTACGCGATTGGCCGCCGCGCCGACCTCGACGCCTTCGCGGAGGCGGTCGCATGA
- a CDS encoding DUF1405 domain-containing protein → MSEQRGPLPRRYARYYLEQTPSLVWLLVVNAVAMLVGVRYYVETMPEVSTFLWPLYADSPAALFLMTLSVATLLPFLGKSLDEVPLTVPLAYLHTIALVWLVKMGLWTVVALNIGFDAYFPAPWAYFGIIVTHLGFVAEGLLVPHYARTTKGALVTALVLALGNDVLDYGFGYHPPLRYDPGLVLPLATVALSVLSVVIAWQLLPMERPMQKAA, encoded by the coding sequence ATGAGCGAGCAGCGGGGGCCGTTGCCACGTCGGTACGCGCGGTACTATCTGGAACAGACACCGAGCCTCGTGTGGCTGCTGGTCGTCAACGCCGTCGCGATGCTCGTCGGCGTCCGGTACTACGTCGAAACGATGCCCGAGGTGTCGACGTTTCTCTGGCCACTTTATGCTGATTCGCCGGCTGCGCTATTCCTGATGACACTGTCGGTGGCTACCCTCCTGCCGTTCCTCGGCAAGTCGCTCGACGAGGTGCCGCTGACGGTGCCGCTGGCGTACCTCCATACCATCGCGCTTGTCTGGCTAGTCAAGATGGGTCTGTGGACCGTCGTGGCGTTAAACATCGGCTTCGACGCCTATTTCCCGGCTCCGTGGGCGTACTTCGGCATCATCGTCACCCACCTCGGGTTCGTTGCCGAGGGGCTGTTAGTCCCTCACTACGCCCGGACGACGAAGGGTGCGCTCGTGACTGCGCTGGTTTTGGCGCTCGGCAACGACGTGCTCGACTACGGCTTCGGCTATCATCCGCCACTGCGGTACGACCCAGGTCTCGTGTTACCGCTCGCCACCGTCGCGCTCTCGGTGCTGTCGGTAGTGATCGCCTGGCAGCTGCTGCCGATGGAAAGGCCGATGCAAAAGGCAGCTTAA
- a CDS encoding GNAT family N-acetyltransferase yields MSPTVRTARHDDYDDIVELTSDVWADRAMADYIPDVFRDWVDDDGADRKTLVVDVDGHAVGLAQAVMLTETEAWFQGMRIDSDYRGQGLGSLLTDHLIEWAADAGASVGRSMVFSWNEAGLGQSLAAGFEAVTSFRWVHPEPRDETPGMTVGNDPATAWRYWQESDGRDVLSGLALDSGESWALSTLTRDTLDRLATDQAVLTVGDKPRGLACRVRTTEADGERLAEYAVGVWSDVDAARALFTAIAADAATLGVDGTRVLIPETPRHVAQAAYASGNIDGRPDFVFEIDGLGELS; encoded by the coding sequence ATGTCGCCGACTGTTCGGACGGCTCGTCACGACGACTACGACGATATCGTCGAACTGACAAGCGATGTCTGGGCCGACCGCGCGATGGCCGATTACATCCCCGACGTGTTCCGTGACTGGGTCGACGACGACGGCGCGGACCGGAAAACCCTCGTCGTCGATGTTGACGGTCACGCCGTCGGCCTCGCGCAGGCCGTCATGCTCACTGAGACCGAGGCGTGGTTTCAGGGCATGCGTATAGACTCGGACTACAGAGGGCAGGGATTGGGGTCGCTGCTGACCGACCACCTCATAGAATGGGCGGCCGATGCCGGCGCGTCAGTCGGCCGAAGCATGGTGTTTTCCTGGAACGAGGCCGGACTCGGGCAGTCGCTGGCTGCTGGCTTCGAGGCGGTCACGTCGTTCCGCTGGGTACACCCCGAGCCACGGGACGAGACGCCCGGGATGACTGTCGGAAACGACCCCGCGACAGCGTGGCGCTACTGGCAGGAGAGCGACGGACGAGACGTCCTGTCCGGGCTCGCGCTCGACAGCGGGGAGAGCTGGGCGCTCTCGACGCTGACGCGGGACACGCTCGACCGACTGGCGACTGACCAGGCGGTCCTGACCGTCGGGGATAAGCCACGAGGCCTGGCGTGTCGCGTCCGGACGACCGAAGCTGACGGCGAACGGCTCGCGGAGTACGCTGTCGGGGTGTGGAGCGACGTCGACGCTGCGCGGGCGTTGTTCACTGCGATAGCCGCCGACGCAGCTACGCTCGGCGTTGACGGGACGCGGGTCCTCATCCCCGAGACACCGCGCCATGTGGCCCAGGCCGCGTACGCCAGCGGGAACATCGACGGCCGCCCGGACTTCGTGTTCGAGATAGACGGCCTCGGAGAGTTATCATAA
- the gatD gene encoding Glu-tRNA(Gln) amidotransferase subunit GatD: MNAGDRVRVERAAQTYEGVVLPSSTPDHLVVKLDGGYNVGIDREDASVDVLESDVYDVESAQDEQSQSAIEFDDDLPTVSLISTGGTIASTVDYRTGAVTAQFDAEDVLRAVPDLAGMANYRGRVVANILSENMTPAVWQDLAQAVHEEIEAGADGIVVMHGTDTMQYSASALSFMLDTPVPIVFTGSQRSADRPSSDNVMNAVSAVEAATSDCAEVLVCMHADESDDRCALHRGTRVRKNHTSRRDAFETVGAKPLGEVDYDIDGESTVTFHREYAERDAVDLALHDDIETDVELLKFSPGMDPSLLEAAAEDSEGVVIEGTGLGHVNTDWIGTIENLDIPLVMTSQCLEGRVCDRVYDTGRDLLDAGVIEGEDMLPGTAKVKLMWALANSDDVADAMQEPLAGEIQQRSTPWL, from the coding sequence ATGAACGCAGGCGACCGGGTCCGCGTCGAGCGCGCGGCCCAGACCTACGAGGGCGTGGTGCTCCCGTCGAGTACGCCCGACCACCTCGTCGTCAAACTCGACGGCGGGTACAACGTCGGCATCGACCGAGAGGACGCGTCCGTCGACGTGCTGGAATCGGACGTGTACGACGTCGAGAGCGCACAAGACGAACAGAGCCAGTCCGCCATCGAGTTCGACGACGACCTCCCGACGGTCTCGCTGATCTCCACCGGCGGCACGATTGCCTCGACGGTCGACTACCGCACCGGCGCGGTGACGGCCCAGTTCGACGCCGAGGACGTGCTTCGGGCGGTGCCGGACCTAGCGGGGATGGCGAACTACCGCGGCCGCGTCGTCGCCAACATCCTCTCTGAGAACATGACCCCGGCAGTCTGGCAGGACCTCGCGCAGGCGGTCCACGAGGAAATCGAGGCCGGCGCGGACGGCATCGTCGTCATGCACGGCACCGACACGATGCAGTACTCCGCGTCGGCGCTGTCGTTCATGCTCGACACGCCGGTCCCCATCGTCTTTACGGGCAGCCAGCGCTCGGCGGACCGACCGTCCTCGGACAACGTGATGAACGCCGTCTCCGCCGTCGAGGCCGCCACGAGCGACTGCGCGGAGGTGCTGGTCTGTATGCACGCCGACGAGTCCGACGACCGCTGTGCGCTCCATCGCGGCACTCGCGTCCGGAAGAACCACACCTCGCGCCGGGACGCCTTCGAGACGGTCGGCGCGAAGCCGCTCGGCGAGGTCGACTACGATATAGACGGCGAGAGCACAGTTACGTTCCACCGCGAATACGCCGAACGGGACGCCGTCGACCTGGCGCTGCACGACGACATCGAGACAGACGTGGAACTCCTGAAGTTCTCCCCCGGAATGGACCCGTCGCTGCTAGAAGCCGCCGCCGAGGACAGCGAGGGCGTCGTCATCGAGGGAACCGGGCTCGGCCACGTCAACACCGACTGGATCGGGACCATCGAGAACCTGGACATCCCGCTTGTCATGACCAGCCAGTGCCTCGAAGGGCGGGTCTGTGACCGCGTCTACGACACCGGCCGGGACTTGCTCGACGCCGGCGTCATCGAGGGCGAGGACATGCTCCCCGGCACAGCGAAGGTCAAGCTCATGTGGGCGCTGGCAAACAGCGACGACGTTGCCGACGCCATGCAGGAACCCCTTGCCGGCGAGATTCAGCAGCGTTCGACGCCGTGGCTGTAG